Sequence from the Acomys russatus chromosome 12, mAcoRus1.1, whole genome shotgun sequence genome:
TCCAacattttatgtgggtgctgggaacttcaGCTAAGCtcctcagcaagtgctcttacctacaCTGAGCCAACACTCAAGCTCCCAAGGTGCTCTTAAATTGGGTCTTTGTTACGGCAACCAAATATCTATCTTAACTAATTTTGTTTGGAAATGACGCTACTTAGAAACCTAAAACAAATACTGGTTTGGAGACTGACTAGCAGCTAGCAAGGAAAATAGCACACACTGTGGACCATGGGCACATTTCAGCAAAACACAAAGTACGACTGTCCTCTGTAATACCTAGGCAGTAGAGCACGGGCTGATCgcctccttttctctgaggtGGCCCATTTTCTGTGCCTCAGAAGTTTCTGTGCCTCTGGCAGCAGATCCAGGCCCCAGGGACACACATGAAAAGTGAAAGCTTCTCCTGGCACAGTTCTCTGCCACTCTCCTTGGAGGCCATTGCAGGTgctttgagggaggaaaggaaatgcgTTCACCAAATCCAACAGGAAATTCAACATTCCGTTCCTGGTGTCCAGGACCAGGGGGTCGCAGTGAAAGAGACGGGAATgacaaggggaagggagggacagggagagacagggagagggaagcCAGAACAGCTGGGTCAGCGTCCCACATTTGGACTCTGACTCAGGCCCTAGGAATGCCAAGGAAGGGGGTGAGCCGCACCAGAGACAGGCTGGGCTCCCCTCTGGCACAGAGAGATGCAGAGTCAGTACCTCATGATGAGTTAGGGGCTGGGCCCCCTGCACATCCACTCATCTCACAACTACAGGTTGGCTCGTGTGCTGCACGCAGGTATGAGCCCAAGCTCTCAATCCCATCTCTCACCTTCGTGATGACCAGCAGAGTGGTGGTCACCTGCCTGACCCACCTTCTCCGTCTTTTCATCTTTCACTTAAGAACGGGAGAGGTTGGCAGAACCCAAAATGGAATGTCTAGGACATATCCTGACTGCTCTCTCAGGACCACCCACAACCCCCTCCCCTACCTCCAGCCTCAGGCATATCCTTCCTAACTCATCCCACCCTCGCTCGGGAAGTTTGTGTGGAGGATGAAAGAAAAGGCGGCCAATTTTCCTCCTTTGAACTCTCAATTCGAAAATGAGAATTCTGCCTCCGCAGCGCCCCCAAGCTGCAGTGCTGGAACAGCTGCAGTTTGAGCGCTCCCTCCCAAGACCTGACAATCAAAGTGAACCCGATCCCCCGAGGGCCCACTGCCAGGGACTGGCCCAGAATAGTGCTACCCGTCGCCTCCTGTCGCGCACTTGCTAGCAGACTTGAGCTGGCCGCATGGAGCCCGAGCTGGAGCACACACTGCCTGGGGTACCGGGGTCCCAGGGGGCCGGCGCTGGGATGGAGAAGGACAGCAAGCTtgtggccgtgtgtgtgtgtgtgtgtgtgtgtgtgtgtgtgtgtgtgtgtgtgtggcccgcATGCTTGTTGTACATTACTCTGTGGGTGTGAGCAGGCCGGTGCTGTATAGTATGTATTTTGTATGTACGTGCCTGTATGAAGTTTCGTGTGTGCCAGGGGGTGCGCAActgtgtatgttgtgtgtctATATACACgtggtgtttgtgtgggtgtgcttTTTAAAGGGGACAACCCAGGGACTTTAAAACAGAAAGCATTTTCACAACATTTCAGACATTCTCTCCTATAGACCCTGACCTGGAGCCACCGTGGGGGTCCAGAGAGTCAAGGTGGGTGGAATGTTGCTCCCTGAGGGTCTAGCCTTTTCTCTTTAGCCCCCTTGTTGCCCACCTTTCTGAACCTCGATCCTTAACCCTTAGCTTGGCTTGTGTTGGGAGaggcttttcctcttctcttccatcttctcccccctcctttcccccgTGTGTGTCCcccacctttcctttcctctttgctgAAGATCTGAACCCCAATGCTGATCTTACTGCTTTCCAGTTCCGCGATTTGTgacaaattttttgttttgttctgttttggtttttgtttttcgagacaaggtttctctgtgtagccttggctatcctggactaactttgtagaccaggctagccttgaacttacaatgatccgcctgcctctgcctcccgagtgctgggattaaaggcgtgcgccaccaccgcccggcttgtgaCAAATTTCTTAACCTCTCTGAGTTTCTGGTCCCTTGCTGCTAAAAAGGGATGCTTCTCCTATTTATAATATGTGCCTTGGAAGATTCCtatgaatgaaaaatgaaaagtatgtctgagagtgtgtgcgtgcatgtgtgtgtgtgtgtgtgtgtgtgtgtgtgtgtgtgtttgtgtgtgtgtgtgtgtgtgcacgcgcatgcattTTGATAACTTCCAATATTCTCACTAATGACATTGTACTTGGCTTTATTGTATCACTCCCTATTAATCAAACAGGTTCCTTTCCTCCTACTAGAGATGAACTTTCTAGAACAAGGAGAAAGCTCATGGCCACCATCTGCTGTGGCCACCAGCTCAGAAAGAGCTCATGTCATACGGGATGTCAAGGTTTCCAGATGGACGAGGCAGGAGGCTGTAGAGGAAGCAGAGCCACCAGGTTTGGAACAAGGTGAGGCCAAGGTCAGTTATGGTGACAGGGGACAGCAGACAACACGAATTCTAGAGTGGGGCTTGACCTCAGATCTCCTCACCATGTGGAGTTAGGTCCAGTCTCATCTTGCGGCCCCAGTCTCACTACTGGGCAGCAACTGTGCTACCAACCCAGGCCCAGCACAGCCACCTTGGAAAGATGGAAGAGTGTCTTTCTGCTAGGACTCTGAGGCTACACTATCCCGGTGCCCCCAATGTTGCCAAACAGTGAAAGCACAGAGAACGTGCTTTGGAAGATGAAGTTACTGTCCTCCATGCCTTCTTCCCCCAACAGGTGCCCAGTCCGGACCAGCTGCTGAGTCTGACAGGCAGGAGGCCACATTCCCAAAGGCCACACCCTTGGCTCAAGCTGTTCCCTTGGCTGGAGTAGAGAtctcccccactgggtggaaccTCCTCTTACCCGACTGTGCAGCCTCAGCAGTGGGCTCCAGCACAGGTGGCCTGGAGGTGGACATCGAGTTTCCAGCCTCAGAGGCCTGGGACTGTGAACTTGAAGGTCTGGGGGAGGACAGGCCTCGGCCTTGCCCATCCCCACAGGCCCCACTTCTGAGCCTGAGCTGGGATGATGAGTTGCAGAAGCCTGGAGCCCAGGTCTATATGCACTTCATGCAGGAACACAGCTGCTACGATGCCATGGCCACCAGCTCCAAACTGGTCATCTTTGACACCACTCTGGAGGTAAGATCCTGGCTTGGCCCACACTTGAGCTCAAAGTGCAACTGCTCACCTCTGTAGCTACCCCTGATACTCTCCCAGATGCTCTGTCAAGTCATAGTGCCTGAAAGCCTCTTCTTTGGGACTCCTTCTTAGCATCGCACAGTAGGGAGAGGGCATGCTTTGTGGGGACGCCCTAATTGCTATCACAACTCTGTCACCTTGAATCTGCCAAACATGGAGTTGGTCACTGTAGCTccatcatctataaaatggggacCAGAAGctttctccaccccccaccccccgccctccaTTTCAAAGGAGTCTTAGGACAACTCAGGACAAAGTAAGAAGAACTTGTAAACTTGAAAGACATTACAGACGACAGACAATAGAACAATGCTAAGTGCTCTGGAACCTGCTCTTCCATTAGGCTAAACGGACCCCACTCTTAGCCCTGTTACTGCAGAGCAGATGGTGCACATGTGTTCAAGGCATGGTATGTGTGCTGTCCACAGAACACAATCTGGCTCTGGTGTTTTGCaaagaaatacattattttaatggCTTTGCTTAACTTTGGTGTATGTTAAAGAGTTGGGTACAgtagcccatgcctgtaatcccagtactgagggaGCTGAGGTAGGAGAgtctcaagttccaggccagcctggaaaccaaacaacaacatataaaacgaaaaacaaaaacaaacaaacaacaacaacaaaaacccagccaggtggtagtggcgcacacctttaatcccagcacttgggaagcagaggtaggcagatcgctgtgagttcgaggcccagcctggttacaaagtgagtccaggacggccaaggctacattgagaaactctgtcccaaaaaaaaacaaaacaaaacaaaaccacaaacacaaacatagaaagggaggacaggagagaagagggaagagttgaggaaagggaagaagagatgggaaggaaggaaggaaagaaaagatgaaaaccaAGTACCAGCCAACACATACAGGTAGTTTTGCTTAGCATAAGGATCAAAGTAAGTTAGTTTCGATTTTAGTGAGGAAACTGACGTAGCTATGCAAGTGTTTTGTGGATAATTATTACCTCTAGTACTTAGATGAGCAAAACTACACCATTGTCTGTATGCCCGTGACCTCCATGTCAAAACCCTGCCGTGTCTAATGGCTGTCTCTGTGAACACAAACAGCCTTATCTATGTGGCAGACGAGATCTTGTTTTGGGAGAGAGGCAGGCTCTTGTGGAGAAGAACCAGGGAGAAGATTCCATGGGAGGACCCTGGTGGGGACAGCACGAGGGGAGGATGAGCAGCTGTCGTTCCTTCCTGCCCTTCAGATCAAGAAGGCTTTCTTTGCTATGGTGGAAAACGGTGTGAGGGCAGCCCCTCTGTGGGACAGCAAGAAGCAGTGTTTTGTCGGTAAGGAGAGGCGGTTGGACCTGATATGGTGCAAGAAGGCTGGCGGGACGGGGTCCTCGATGAGCCTTGCACTTAGGCCTAACCCATCAACCCTGCAGGGATGCTCACCATCACAGACTTCATCCTGGTGTTGCACCGTTACTACAGATCCCCCCTGGTGAGTTCTGAGGTGTCAGGTGGGCTGAGATAGGGGCCTGATGTGCCAGGGCCCATGTCTGACCCCCAAATCTCACCAATGCCTTTAGGTTCAGATCTATGAGATTGAAGAACATAAGATTGAGACCTGGAGGGGTAAGTTGGAGAGGCTTCCAGGTTAAGTTTGGGGCCTAGGACAGAAGGTGGGATTTCCTGGAGAGCACAAGGCTGTGAGGAAGCCTCAAGTGCCTGCAGGAAGGGAAGCAGTCAAGAGACTGCGTGAGGCCACTGGGGACTCCTGTGGTTTTTCTGCAGAGATCTACCTACAAGGCTGCTTTAAGCCTCTAGTCTCCATCTCTCCCAATGACAGGTAAACATTCTCTGTGTTCACCTGAGCacctctctgtgtgcctgtctcctctgtctgtctgtctgtctgtctgtcagtctgtctgtctgtaaggttgtgtgtgtgtgtgtgtgtgtgtgtgtgtgtgtgcacatgaatagGGCAGAACACAttttgcaggagttggttcttttctttcaccaTCAGGGGTgcagggattgagctcaggtcatcaggcttggcaacaagggcttttttgtgtgtttggctggtttaaggtgtgtgtgtgtgtgtgtgtgtgtgtgtgtgtgtgtgtgtgtgtgtgtgtgtgtgttttattattgtttgttgtttgagaccaggcttctctatgtaacagcactggctgttctgaactcgttttgtagaccaggctggccttgaactcacagagatccgcctgcttctgcctcccaagtactggggttaaaggcatgtgccaccacacccagctcagcaaCAAGGgcttttacatgctgagccatcttgccatcttgCTTAAGATTCTTGAATCATGCCCTGTGCTATCCCACTCAATCCTGCATTCATTCACTCCTTCTGGGATgctgaggggagagggggctTTGGTGCCCTGTTTGGGGGTCCCAGATGGAGGGTCTCTACCACGTTGCTCCTAGTCTCAGTGCTTCCACTCTCTAAAGTCTGTTTGAAGCTGTCTACGCCCTCATCAAGAACCGAATCCACCGCCTGCCGGTCCTGGACCCAGTCTCCGGAACCGTGCTGTACATACTCACGCACAAGCGGCTACTTAAGTTCCTGCACATATTtgtaagcctggcatggtgggagcaaggcgggggtggtggtggtggggagagccACGGGAGACACTATAGATCAAGTGTGGCAGCCCaggcaaagggagggaggagctggaggccCCAGGAGCTACTTGATCTAATGAGATCACCACTGTGTCCCATCCCAACAGGGTGCCCTGTTGCCCcggccttccttcctctgccgCACTATCCAAGATTTGGGCATCGGCACATTCCGAGATTTGGCTGTAGTTCTGGAAACAGCTCCTATCCTGACCGCGCTGGACATCTTTGTGGATCGACGTGTGTCGGCACTGCCTGTGGTCAATGAATCTGGTAGTATCTCTGGGACGAAAGGGTGGGCAAAGACCTGACTGAGAGAATGTAGGCGGGGCGTGGGGCCAACGTCTTCCGGCCCAAAATGAGTGGAATTAGAAGTCACTGCTTGCTTTGAACTTTGGACCAGTTATTTAGCCTTTCCGAGACTCAGCTTCCCCAACTgtgaaaaggattttttttcccccctggccAGGGGTGTTgcttggagacaaggtctcactatgtagcccacatTGGCCTCAAACCCACGGCAGTTCTGCCTCCCTCCTAATGATGGATTGTGGGAAGGTACCACCACGCCCCATTTGTGGAGGAGACTCTTTCTGACTTTGAGGGAGGATTGGTAAGACTGTCTGCAATAAGATGAGTAAGATAGCAGAAAACAGCAAATCCTTCTGTGTTCGCCTTAAAATGGACCGTGGGTACTGCACCTCAAGCAATACCTCACTGTCCTGTTCTAGAAAGGGTCAAACAGACAGCAAGAGTATTTCTTAATTAGACTAGACCACCAGGTATTTCAAAGTCGGGGCCAGGAAAAATGTTTCGGTGCATAAAGTGATTCGTATTTAGAGTTTGGGTTCTTCAGCACTTATAAAGGTGGGAGTATCGTGGaagcttgcctgtaatcccagggctctgGAGGTGGCAGCAGAGGACCCCTGGGACAATAAGTTGATTTGCTAGACTAGCTGAACCTTACAGTACCAGGTTCCATGAGAGATCTTGCCTGAATAAACCAAGTGGAAAGTAATAGACACCAGGCACCAACCTATGCCCTCCACACATGCAggagcctccacacacacaagcccacacatatgagaacacacacacatccacacacatgcaggagAACATGCATATGCCCACACACGTgagaatacacacaaacacacacacatacacacgatcacacacacaaatgcctacacatacacagacactatatatactgtattttttaaaaagaggtaatTCAAAGTTATATTCACCAGAATGAAGCTGGATATTATGAAGGACTTTTAACTTATACTTAAATATGAAATGCTTCAAAGGACCAGCTCACCATTTTTCTGAGGTAACCAGGTAAATTAAAGACATTggctcagccaggcgtggtggcgcacgcctttaatctcagcattcgggaggcggaggcaggcaaatcactgtgagttccaggctagcctggtctacaaagggagtctaggacagcgaaggctacataaagaaaccctgtcttgaaacaaaacaaaacaaaaaaagacattggCTCACATCACCCCTATACAATTCAGTctatacctcttttttttttttcccagtctatacCTCTTACAATAAGCACATTTTATACTACCCAACCCAACTGTGAATAACTGGGCAGGTGAGATACTTAGCCAGTAAAGGCACTTACCAATCAAGCTTGTTGACCtgcgttcaatccccagaacacacacaaagatggaaagagagaaccagctcctgaaatTTGTTCTCCTCCGACCTCTACAGGCACAccgtggcacatgcacacacaatagtaataaatagagtgtaaagttttatttatttacttatttatttatttgggtgtcTATGTGCCCCCATGCATATGAGGAAATCAGGGAACAGCATTTAGgacttgtttctttccttctactgtgtgagttccagggatcaaattcaggctgtCAGGACTGGAAGCAAGGGCCTTTACAAActtagccatctcactggcccttaaagtaatttttaaaagagagaagttatttttaaaactgtgaatAATTTATTGTGACCTACTTTCCCATCCTTattctcattttcccatttctcACTTGTCCCTGAAGTCTGTTTAAATCCAAGActgttctctttcctctcattttcATAGCACAAGACAGTTGGAACATCTGAATTAGTTTTTCTATGTTCTACCTTCAAGgatatggagatggctcagcaggtagagacaCTTGCAGCCTTCAATCACTGGGACCCACACAgaatagaaggagagaattgacctgaagattgtcctctgactttcacatatgtATGCTATGGCACTCAATGCACATGTacacgtgtacatgcatgcatgcacgcacgcacacacacaatgtaatttaaaaggttaaaaaaattacTGAGCTAGAgatatggttcagcagttaagagctggctgctcttccagaagacctgggttcaattcccagcacccacatggcaattcacaactgtctgtaactctagttccagggtgtCCAATCCCCTGCCttcacacagacgtacatgcaggcaaaacatcaaagcacataaataataatgatcagcatttttaaaaaatcctatctCCAGATTTGTCCATTTGCTTCCTGGAGATGACCGTGCCTTGTTCCTCTGGTTCCTGTTTCATGTGAACGAGAAACTGAAGCTTAAAGGCATAATGTCTGTGCACGGTGAGGCTGCATTATCTCACAGGCAATGCCATGTTCTCAGTGCAGCTCACAGAAGGACTCAAGTCAGGTGcctcagtggtcctcaacctatcttcttccctgtctttcttctccatccccACTGCAGGTCAGGTCGTGGGCCTCTACTCCCGCTTTGATGTCATTGTAAGTGTCTGTGGAGACCAGGGCTGCTGCAGGGAGGTTGCAGTATAAGGCTCAATGGGACGGATCTGTGCTGCCCTTTGCATGTGTGTCAGAGTGCAGTCTCCAGGCTGCAGCCTGGGTGATGAGGCAATTCATGACTCTTCTCTCTGCCCCAGCACCTGGCTGCCCAGCAAACCTACAACCATCTGGACATGAGTGTGGGAGAAGCTTTGAGGCAGAGGACACTGTGTCTGGAGGGAGTTCTCTCCTGCCAGCCCCATGAGAGCCTGGGTGAAGTCATTGACAGGATTGCGCGGGAACAGGTACCTTGCACCCCCCGCCAGGCACGCCCTCGGCACAGATGGCCTAATTATTCTTTGCATAGCTCTTGCCATGCCTGTATCCTGGGCACTTGGCCTACCTTCCCTTTCATGACCAACTTTTGGCATCTGCATTGGTAGGTGTCTAGTCCTGTTCATGGGGGCCCTTGTGCCAAGATCCACAGCCAGCTGAGTGGTCAAAGCCATGGCCAGCTGTTCCCAGGACATGTCCTTTGCTCCTTGAGCTGTGTTAAGCTCCCCTGTTCCTTGGGACCGGCTCTATTTGCTGCCACAGCCAAAAGCTCTACCCCCTCCCTGAACACTGTGGACCCACAGGTGCACAGGCTGGTATTGGTGGATGAGACCCAGCATCTTCTGGGCGTGGTCTCCCTCTCTGATATACTCCAAGCGCTGGTACTCAGCCCAGCTGGCATCGATGCCCTCAGTGCCTGAGAGTTCCTGAGTCCTCACTTCCAAGCCTTCTTCCTCCACCGGGAATCCACTGAAAGGATGTTGGAACTTGAAGGGGGAACTTGGCCCTCATCTTCGCCCACTTCcttttgttggttctgttttggTACAGGTAAGCCTTGCCATGGGCTGGAGAGCTAGTCCTTCAAGCTTCCCAAGCTCCTAGATCTCAAGTAAGGGTACCCCAAGGATGTCCACTCATATCTGAGCAGCTCTGTAGTAGCTGGCAACATAAGGCTTTACAGACCACTTTTTTTTTGTCCCATTTCCAGCTGATGTCGTGGATGTCCCGCTGGAagggatggatggtggtggggcATTCCTAGCTCTAAGGTGTATTTGCCTTCTCTCCATTCGATTCCCACTTGCTGGGAACTTCTTGAGAATAAAGCAAGCTAACAAACTTTCCTTGAATGCATCTCCATCACCAACACAAACTAACACAGGAGGGAGGGGCCACCTACCGCTCATTTCAGTGAATTTGTCAGACTGCAGACTATCCCGGTACCATGCTTGGTTGCGGGGGAGGGCATTGCCAAAGGATAGGGCAGAAATCCCACCCAGTTGGCGGTAGATGGTGAGATTCCTTCTGGCATGGCACCTCCACAAATCCTTcactgtttcctctttttttttttccacaggctCTCTGGCCTTCTGTAATTGTCCTCGCTATATTTATACTCCCAGAAGCCTTTGGGCATGCCCAGTGCACCAGGATGATGAGATTAAGAATGATGGAGTCAAGCCTGAAAGTCCCTGAACCAGAGACACCACAATCAGTCTTGGATCATCTGTGTGCCCAGTGTCTCCTTATGCCTTTCCCTCACCTGGGTCAGGGCCAGGCTCACTGTGGCAATGAGCATGTGGCCTATGGATTTAGCTGGGGGCCTGGAATGCTTGGTTTCTGGACCATGTACACTCATATCTCTAGTTCCtaggagccctggctgttctttccCTGTGGGAGCCACCATTGCACCACAACCAGTCACCATCCTACTCTCCTGGCACTATCTGAGCTGCTGGAAGCTAACACTGAGCAGCTGTCTGCTAGCCTGAGTGCTCCTGACACTGTTGCACAGGGACCTCCTTAACTCTCACCAGTGAGCAGTGTTCTGTCCCCTCAGCGTCCCCTCCCCCTAGACAAATGAT
This genomic interval carries:
- the Prkag3 gene encoding 5'-AMP-activated protein kinase subunit gamma-3, with the translated sequence MEPELEHTLPGTLTWSHRGGPESQEMNFLEQGESSWPPSAVATSSERAHVIRDVKVSRWTRQEAVEEAEPPGLEQGAQSGPAAESDRQEATFPKATPLAQAVPLAGVEISPTGWNLLLPDCAASAVGSSTGGLEVDIEFPASEAWDCELEGLGEDRPRPCPSPQAPLLSLSWDDELQKPGAQVYMHFMQEHSCYDAMATSSKLVIFDTTLEIKKAFFAMVENGVRAAPLWDSKKQCFVGMLTITDFILVLHRYYRSPLVQIYEIEEHKIETWREIYLQGCFKPLVSISPNDSLFEAVYALIKNRIHRLPVLDPVSGTVLYILTHKRLLKFLHIFGALLPRPSFLCRTIQDLGIGTFRDLAVVLETAPILTALDIFVDRRVSALPVVNESGQVVGLYSRFDVIHLAAQQTYNHLDMSVGEALRQRTLCLEGVLSCQPHESLGEVIDRIAREQVHRLVLVDETQHLLGVVSLSDILQALVLSPAGIDALSA